A window of the Anticarsia gemmatalis isolate Benzon Research Colony breed Stoneville strain chromosome W, ilAntGemm2 primary, whole genome shotgun sequence genome harbors these coding sequences:
- the LOC142985928 gene encoding uncharacterized protein LOC142985928 gives MGTQLIANELLAFLQQKLDVMDEVSAIQICASNFSEEDIAAAKLLLFTTLNKRDKMVSRRRDGTKKSIQDIITLLKETDPDDVPTFVAKELHKLPPVTFDHVDVTSLLKDIVSLKASLVDVVMKLDAFQNTVTDLRKEIYDLRNEVSVSRSTSDASNVNTCRRVVDLPSLNSASAYSTPAHPSRTVECSAPAPPTSAPAPVTSPCDVARTARPVPLPRPAAPVKTQRRNFASVTASTAVPKTKFLPKDTGNGNEDDEGFVKVQRKKRATRTQNRSGTAPKEPTPCLRAARPTTPVYVSRLHYLTKKEDVETYICKRTKYQMRVQLLEARRNVGFKSFVVRVPNDVLPLLMKEDFWPVGVVFRRFRGLIPQDSTKDTVLK, from the coding sequence ATGGGTACACAACTTATTGCGAATGAGTTACTGGCGTTTTTGCAGCAAAAACTGGATGTGATGGATGAAGTGTCAGCCATCCAGATATGTGCGAGTAACTTCAGTGAAGAGGACATTGCAGCTGCCAAGCTGCTATTATTCACGACGCTGAATAAGCGCGACAAGATGGTGTCCCGCCGGCGTGACGGGACAAAGAAGAGCATCCAagacatcatcacgctactcaAGGAGACCGATCCCGACGATGTGCCGACGTTTGTGGCGAAGGAGCTGCACAAGCTGCCCCCTGTCACCTTCGACCACGTCGATGTAACCAGCCTTCTGAAGGACATCGTGTCGCTGAAGGCCAGCCTTGTGGATGTGGTAATGAAGTTAGATGCATTCCAGAATACCGTCACTGATTTGCGTAAAGAAATATACGATTTGCGCAATGAGGTGTCGGTTTCTAGGTCAACATCCGATGCATCGAATGTCAACACGTGCCGGCGAGTCGTCGATTTGCCGTCGTTGAACTCTGCGTCAGCATATTCGACGCCAGCGCATCCGTCGCGTACTGTGGAGTGCAGCGCCCCCGCGCCCCCGACCTCCGCACCTGCCCCTGTGACATCACCTTGTGACGTCGCACGAACCGCTCGCCCCGTCCCGCTGCCACGGCCTGCAGCCCCCGTGAAGACTCAACGAAGAAACTTTGCGAGCGTTACGGCGAGCACTGCTGTTCCCAAAACTAAATTCTTACCAAAGGATACGGGTAATGGGAACGAAGACGACGAGGGTTTCGTGAAGGTTCAAAGAAAAAAGCGCGCCACACGAACCCAGAATCGCAGCGGTACGGCTCCTAAAGAGCCAACACCGTGCTTAAGAGCCGCGAGGCCGACCACACCGGTGTACGTCTCACGTCTGCACTACCTCACCAAGAAGGAGGATGTCGAGACGTATATCTGTAAGAGGACCAAGTACCAGATGAGGGTGCAGCTGTTGGAGGCGCGCCGTAACGTCGGATTCAAGTCGTTCGTGGTGCGCGTCCCAAACGACGTGCTGCCCCTCCTCATGAAGGAGGACTTTTGGCCCGTGGGCGTGGTATTCCGTCGCTTCCGCGGACTTATACCACAGGATAGCACCAAAGACACGGTGCTTAAGTGA